The sequence AGTGCGCGCGGGCGACATCGCCGCGGCCGTCGGCCTGAAGGACGTGACCACCGGCGACACGCTGTGCGCGCAGGACCACGTCATCACGCTCGAGCGCATGGTGTTCCCGGAGCCCGTCATCTCGATGGCGGTCGAGCCGAAGACCAAGTCGGACCAGGAAAAGATGGGCCTTGCGCTGGGTCGCCTCGCGCAGGAAGACCCCTCGTTCCGCGTGCGCACGGATGAAGAATCCGGCCAGACGATCATCTCGGGCATGGGCGAGCTCCACCTCGAAATCCTCGTCGACCGCATGAAGCGCGAGTTCAACGTCGAAGCGAACGTCGGCAAGCCGCAGGTCGCCTACCGCGAAACCATCCGCAAGGCGGTCAAGTCGGAAGGCAAGTTCGTGCGCCAGTCGGGCGGCAAGGGTCAGTTCGGCCACGTGTGGCTCGAGATCTCGCCGAACGAACAGGGCAAGGGCTACGAGTTCGAAAACGCGATCGTCGGCGGCGTGATTCCGAAGGAATACATCCCCGCGGTCGACAAGGGCATCCAGGAAGCGGTCGCGAACGGCATCATGGCCGGCTTCCCGATCGTCGACGTCAAGGTGCGCCTGATCGACGGCTCGTACCACGAAGTCGACTCGTCCGAAATGGCGTTCAAGATCGCCGGCTCGATGGGCTTCAAGGAAGGCTTCCACAAGGCCAATCCCGCGCTGCTCGAGCCGATGATGAAGGTCGAGATCGTCACGCCCGAGGATTACCTCGGCGACGTGATGGGCGACGTGAGCCGCCGCCGCGGCATCCTGCAGGGCCAGGACGACAGCCCGTCGGGCAAGATCATCGACGCGATGATCCCGCTGGGCGAGATGTTCGGCTACGCGACGACGCTGCGTTCGATGTCGCAGGGCCGCGCCACCTTCACGATGGAATTCGATCACTACGCGGAAGCGCCGGCGAACATCGCCGAGGCCGTGATCAAGAAGTCCTGATCAACACACACATTCGAGGTAAACAGTCATGGCAAAGGGTAAGTTCGAGCGCACCAAGCCCCACGTGAACGTGGGCACGATCGGTCACGTTGACCACGGCAAGACGACGCTGACGGCGGCGCTGACGAAGGTGGGCGCGGAACGTTTCGGCGGCGAATTCAAGGCATACGACGCGATCGACGCGGCGCCGGAAGAGAAGGCGCGCGGCATCACGATCTCGACGGCGCACGTGGAATACGAATCGGCCACGCGCCACTACGCGCACGTGGACTGCCCGGGCCACGCCGACTACGTGAAGAACATGATCACGGGTGCGGCGCAGATGGACGGCGCGATCCTGGTGTGCTCGGCCGCGGACGGCCCGATGCCGCAGACGCGCGAACACATCCTGCTGTCGCGCCAGGTGGGCGTGCCGTACATCGTCGTGTTCCTGAACAAGGCCGACATGGTGGACGACGCCGAACTGCTCGAGCTGGTCGAGATGGAAGTGCGCGAGCTGCTGACCAAGTACGAATTCCCGGGCGACGACACCCCGATCATCAAGGGTTCGGCGCGCCTGGCGCTGGAAGGCGACCAGTCGGAAATCGGCGTGCCGTCGATCCTGAAGCTGGTGGACGCGCTGGACACGTTCATCCCGCAGCCGGAGCGCGCGATCGACAAGCCGTTCCTGATGCCGGTGGAAGACGTGTTCTCGATCTCGGGCCGCGGCACCGTGGTGACCGGCCGCATCGAGCGCGGCATCATCAAGGTTGGTGACGAAATCGAAATCGTCGGCATCCGTCCGACGCAGAAGACGACGGTCACGGGCGTTGAAATGTTCCGCAAGCTGCTGGACCAGGGCCAGGCGGGCGACAACGCGGGCCTGCTGCTGCGCGGCACCAAGCGTGACGACGTGGAGCGTGGCCAGGTGCTGGCCAAGCCGGGTTCGATCACGCCGCACACGACGTTCGAAGCCGAGGTGTACGTGCTGTCGAAGGACGAAGGCGGCCGCCACACGCCGTTCTTCAAGGGCTACCGCCCGCAGTTCTACTTCCGCACGACCGACATCACGGGCGCCGTGACCCTGCCGGAAGGCGTGGAAATGGTCATGCCGGGCGACAACATCAAGATGGTGGTCGAGCTGATCAACCCGGTGGCGATGGACGATGGCCTGCGCTTCGCGATCCGCGAAGGCGGCCGTACGGTCGGCGCCGGCGTCGTGGCGAAGATCCTCAAGTAATAAAGCAAAGAAAATCAGGTGGTTTCGGGGGGAATGGGTTGCCATTCCCCTCCGGGACCCCCTAGAATGCACGACCCCGCAGCCAGACCTGAAAAGGGACGGCCGCGGGACCAGCGAAATGAAGGACAGGACGTACTTCGTTTTCGCCCGACAGGGATATGTCGCGCGGTAGCGCTCCGCCCGTTCCGAAGGTCTTCGGAGCACATATGGCGGGGCCGCTCGCGCGTTCACGATTCCGTCTGGGCGGGCCGGGAAACCGGGCCCGCTTTGTTTTTGAAGGACGCTCCATCGTTCCAAGAAACCCGGGGTCGGCACACCCAGAGGCCGACCCTCCGCTCTTTCCAGAGGAATTCCCGTCATGGCGGACCAGAAGATCCGGATTCGGCTGAAGGCATACGATCATCGTCTGATCGACCGCTCGGCCAGCGAGATCGTCGAGACGGCCAAGCGGACCGGCGCGCAAGTGCGCGGCCCGATCCCGCTGCCGACCAAGCTCGAGCGCTACACCATTCTCACGTCGCCGCACGCCGACAAGGACGCGCGCGACCAGTACGAAACCCGCACGCACAAGCGCGTGCTCGACATCGTCGACCCGAACGACAAGACCGTGGACGCGCTGATGAAGCTCGAACTCGCGGCTGGCGTCGACGTGCAGATCAAGCTGACCTGAGGCCCCTACCATGACCGCGAAGAAGCATTCGTTGGGCATCGTCGGCCGCAAGGCCGGCATGAGCCGCGTGTTTACCGAAGATGGCAAGTCCATCCCGGTGACCCTGATTGAAGCCACCCCGAACCGCATCACCCAGGTGAAGACGGTCGAGACCGACGGCTACAGCGCCGTGCAGGTCACCGTCGGCGTCAAGCGCGCCGCGCTGATCAACAAGCCGGAAGCCGGCCACCTCGCCAAGGCGAAGGTGGAAGCTGGTCGCGGCCTGTGGGAACTGCGCGTTGCCGACGACAAGATCACCGACTTCCAGGTCGGCGGCGAAATCCGCGCCGACATCTTCGAAGTCGGCCAGGCCGTCGACGTCCAGGGCATCACCAAGGGCAAGGGCTTCCAGGGCACGATCAAGCGCTGGAACTTCACCATGGGCGACGCGACGCACGGCAACTCGCTGTCGCACCGTTCGCCGGGTTCGATCGGCCAGCGCCAGACGCCGGGCCGCGTGTTCCCGGGCAAGAAGATGTCGGGCCACATGGGTGCCGAAACCCAGACGACGCAGAACCTGAAGGTCGTCAAGGTCGACGCCGAACGCGGCCTGATCGCCGTGCGCGGTGCCGTGCCGGGCGCGCCGGGTGGCGACGTGATCGTGCGTCCGACGAGCAAGGGAGTCTGAGGACCATGGAACTCGCCATCAACAACAGCAAGAACACGCTGTCCGTTTCGGACGCGGTGTTCGGCCGTGAATTCTCGGAAGACCTGGTCCACCAGGTCGTCGTCGCCTACCGCAACGCGGGTCGCGCCGGCACCAAGGCGCAGAAGACGCGCTCGGAAGTCAACGGCACCACCAAGAAGTCGAAGAAGCAGAAGGGCGGCGGTGCGCGTCATGGCGCGCTGACGGCTCCGATCTTCGTCGGC comes from Lysobacter sp. KIS68-7 and encodes:
- the tuf gene encoding elongation factor Tu encodes the protein MAKGKFERTKPHVNVGTIGHVDHGKTTLTAALTKVGAERFGGEFKAYDAIDAAPEEKARGITISTAHVEYESATRHYAHVDCPGHADYVKNMITGAAQMDGAILVCSAADGPMPQTREHILLSRQVGVPYIVVFLNKADMVDDAELLELVEMEVRELLTKYEFPGDDTPIIKGSARLALEGDQSEIGVPSILKLVDALDTFIPQPERAIDKPFLMPVEDVFSISGRGTVVTGRIERGIIKVGDEIEIVGIRPTQKTTVTGVEMFRKLLDQGQAGDNAGLLLRGTKRDDVERGQVLAKPGSITPHTTFEAEVYVLSKDEGGRHTPFFKGYRPQFYFRTTDITGAVTLPEGVEMVMPGDNIKMVVELINPVAMDDGLRFAIREGGRTVGAGVVAKILK
- the rpsJ gene encoding 30S ribosomal protein S10 gives rise to the protein MADQKIRIRLKAYDHRLIDRSASEIVETAKRTGAQVRGPIPLPTKLERYTILTSPHADKDARDQYETRTHKRVLDIVDPNDKTVDALMKLELAAGVDVQIKLT
- the rplC gene encoding 50S ribosomal protein L3, which codes for MTAKKHSLGIVGRKAGMSRVFTEDGKSIPVTLIEATPNRITQVKTVETDGYSAVQVTVGVKRAALINKPEAGHLAKAKVEAGRGLWELRVADDKITDFQVGGEIRADIFEVGQAVDVQGITKGKGFQGTIKRWNFTMGDATHGNSLSHRSPGSIGQRQTPGRVFPGKKMSGHMGAETQTTQNLKVVKVDAERGLIAVRGAVPGAPGGDVIVRPTSKGV